A genomic segment from Actinomycetes bacterium encodes:
- the lipB gene encoding lipoyl(octanoyl) transferase LipB produces the protein MNDLRMLHAGLVDYLDAWDEQRRLHAARVTGDVPDTVLLLEHPPVYTAGKRTLDMERPVDGTPVVDVDRGGKITWHGPGQLVGYPIVALPEPVDVVGHVRRVEEALILVCADLGLEAGRVEGRSGVWVSDDRGERKVAAIGIRVSQGVTMHGFALNCDCDLTWFDRIVPCGITDATVTSLTAELGRPVTVPDALPYVEKRLAEVLRRPSAADVVWDA, from the coding sequence GTGAACGACCTGCGGATGCTGCACGCCGGGCTCGTCGACTACCTGGACGCCTGGGACGAGCAGCGCCGCCTGCACGCCGCCCGGGTCACCGGCGACGTCCCCGACACCGTGCTGCTGCTCGAGCATCCCCCGGTCTACACCGCCGGCAAGCGCACCCTCGACATGGAGCGCCCGGTCGACGGCACCCCGGTCGTCGACGTCGACCGCGGCGGCAAGATCACCTGGCACGGGCCGGGGCAGCTCGTCGGCTACCCGATCGTCGCGCTGCCCGAGCCGGTCGACGTCGTCGGGCACGTGCGACGGGTCGAGGAGGCGCTGATCCTGGTCTGCGCCGACCTCGGGCTCGAGGCCGGCCGGGTCGAGGGCCGCTCGGGTGTCTGGGTGTCCGACGACCGCGGCGAGCGCAAGGTCGCGGCGATCGGGATCCGGGTCTCGCAGGGCGTCACGATGCACGGCTTCGCGCTCAACTGCGACTGCGACCTCACCTGGTTCGACCGCATCGTGCCGTGCGGCATCACCGACGCGACGGTGACGTCGCTGACCGCCGAGCTCGGGCGACCGGTCACGGTGCCGGACGCCCTGCCGTACGTCGAGAAGCGCCTCGCCGAGGTCCTCCGGAGGCCCTCGGCTGCTGACGTAGTCTGGGACGCGTGA